In one Corallococcus sp. EGB genomic region, the following are encoded:
- the rpsF gene encoding 30S ribosomal protein S6 → MAETQAAKRLREYETIFLVKPDLTDDNVDKLKERVRGIVSREGGKVLRFTVWGKKKTLFPVAKQPRAIYVHTSFLGDGKLVAEIERNLRNIDEVTRYISVKIADEVDPESRPVLEDLKLAGDVEETRPGAPADREGGFRGGESSEFAGGDSEEESSEEA, encoded by the coding sequence ATGGCAGAGACGCAGGCCGCCAAGCGGCTTCGTGAGTACGAGACCATCTTCCTGGTCAAGCCGGACCTGACCGACGACAACGTGGACAAGCTGAAGGAGCGCGTCCGCGGCATCGTTTCGCGTGAGGGCGGCAAGGTCCTCCGCTTCACGGTGTGGGGGAAGAAGAAGACCCTGTTCCCCGTGGCCAAGCAGCCCCGCGCCATCTACGTCCACACGAGCTTCCTGGGTGACGGCAAGCTGGTGGCGGAGATCGAGCGCAACCTGCGCAACATCGACGAGGTCACCCGCTACATCTCCGTGAAGATCGCGGACGAGGTGGACCCCGAGTCGCGTCCGGTGCTCGAGGACCTGAAGCTGGCTGGCGACGTCGAGGAGACGCGTCCGGGCGCTCCGGCGGACCGCGAGGGTGGCTTCCGCGGCGGCGAGTCGTCCGAGTTCGCGGGTGGCGATTCGGAAGAGGAGTCCTCCGAGGAGGCGTAA